AAgggcttttttttcctcattctagGTCAATTCTTTTGTTCCCCTGCAGATTATTTCAGTGCCAAACATTGGATAGAGAGTTAATTCTGTGAGGTAGTGCTTGATATCATGACTGTTGTAGATCAAAAGTGAATCCTGTGTAATTGTTTATCCTAATGATTTTATAGATATTAAAAATTGTGAGATAGTCCAAGTGAAATTATGTAATTTGGTATTTCCTTTTGTCTGACTCCTTGATTTTCATAAGCATGAATTTGTGCCTTTCATATATAgcatctccccttcctcataATTCTTCTTGAGATATGCATATGTTAGTTGTTGATCTAGATATGTCTTGCTTTCACAGGTGATCAATACCCTGGAGAAAGCAATAAGTTGCAGCCAGAAAGATGCGGTAGCCTTTGCCACGAGTATAGATAGGGAGGGACGCTGCATCGTTAAGTGCTCAAATTTCCAGCATTGTTCTCAAACCAAGAGTACAATGGAGAAACAGACTTCCAGAGGGGGAGTAAGGCCCCTCAAAGTTCAAGTGAGTGTTTTCTTTCAGCTATTTATATCtgctaaatatatataaatagaagagaaatcaAGCTCAAGATTTAGGTATATTCTATTCTATTGCCACATGTGTAAGAATGTTTATCAGTATTGTTGTAAATTCCATTAAGACATATTATGTAGTAGAAATCTGATAATTTTGTCCATATTTTGAAAAGTATTAGTTGTATTTACTGTTGCGAGAGTGTATAatgattattaattcatttgtaGGTGATGGAAACGTACATCATAGCCCACCAAATCTTTGCTTCAAGATTATTAGTTTGGCTGCATACTATTCTGGAGTCTGCACAGACTTTCAGACTAATCTTCAGTGACATCATCAATAAGGTatgttttttatgtaggaaagagggccagccaaaaaaaaatttaaaaaggcccacttgagtgctagtTCTCTACAagagaaaagcgtcagccaaaattagggagcaaatgcttcGGTACCTCCCTcctaaaagaagacaagtcgtaggaagtcagaaatacagaagcaggaaggtatgaatgattgagagtactgagttggacagaatagggatgagaggaagaagaaagccttgtgcagtgaggctgcaggaggaagggaggcatgcagttagcaaggtcagtagaacagttagcatgaaaataaagataaaagatagaaagagatgcaacatttcagcaatgagaaagaggctgaagatagtcagtcagaggaggggagttgatgagacgaaaagcttttttgattccaccctatctagtaaaactgtgtgactagaaccccccaaacatgcgaagagtactccatacaagggcagATAAGGCTCTTGTGCAGAGTTAGCAATTGGGGGGTGAAAAAAACTGGCGGACACATCTCAGAacgtctaacttcatagaagctgttttagcaagagatgagatgtaaagtttcctgttaagattatgagtaaaggacagactgaggatattcattgtggaagagggagacattttagtgtcattgaagaagaggggatagttgtatgTGAGATGTGTATAatgaaagatataaggaaagcCACGTCTTGAGTGAATAAATCATGTGAAGGGAGTAATGAACTAATGACTAAGAGCAAATTGTGCATGATAGAGCTGAATGAGAGTGACTAAACGTAAACCCATGGAATCCCTTGCAAAGCTAACTAACTGCATCTATGTATTGCAGGATGGAGGGACTATTGTTGAGAGCATCATCTGGACAGACACCAAAATGTGGAAGACAGCCAGAGTGCAATGGCATCGTCTCTTTATTTCTGGAATGCTCATGGATCAAGAGAGCAAGAAGATGTTTGCCAGGGTAGGATACTTTgcaaatgaaattcaaattGTTATCAAGATGAAAGTAGCCAAAAAAAATTGCTGGATaggaaaaaaactatgaaaattgAAGATAATGGAGTGCCATCTTTGTTTTTCAGACCTTCACCAAACACTACAGCAAGATGATGAAGGATTTCATTCTTGATGACCATGACCATTCAGTATCAGTGGCATCTCTTGGTGTGCAGCTGTTTACCATGCCTACCATTGCTCACATGCTGGTAGCTGAAGAAGATGTGCTGGCACGTCTCCTCAACACATTCCTGTCTGAATGTGACAAAAAACTTAAGGACAGTAAGTGCAGTGCTTTATATCTtagtattaattttctttatctgcTTTGAAGGAAGTTTTATTTCATTCGTATAATTCTCACTTAGTACAGAACATGTACTTCCACAAACACCCATTCTTATGAAAATTCACTTTCATCCATAGCTACCAGTCTTATCAAAATCTCTCACCAATACACCATGCTGCACTGGCATCACCAACAGGACCACTCTCTTCTGTTCTTACCGATCTTATCTACTTCACATGTCAACATTTCTGTAAGAAAAAGTATATAGAGCTAGGAACCTCAGTCTCatcctacttaaaaaaaaaattaccattcAGCACATCTTTTCATGTTTCAGATAAACTTGCCCTAGAACATCGCAGCTCCAACACTTCCTCCTTCCGGCGCATCCAGTACATCCTGTATGATCTTAAGTATTTGCTGGGTGTGAAGCCGGAAGTCTGGACTGATGATCTACGGAAAGGGTTTCTTCATGGATACAGTCTCCTGTTACGTCTCTTGAGCATGATGCAAGTGAGTTGAGTTGGGGACATCATTGCTCTCCAGTACAGTTCTTGGTTTCCTGATAATCATTTTCATAATTCATACATGGGTACTaagttgtttgtttctcttcgtATCATTTTAATTACATTTCCACTTTTAAAACAACAGAGCATGGATCCAATGGTGCGGCAGGTGGGGACTCACATGGAGTATGAGCCTGAGTGGGAATCTGCCTTCAATCTCCATATTAAGTTGGCATCAGTCATCCCGCTTGTCACTGAGTGGGCAGCTTCGGATCGCATTGTACTCCTCAAGGCTTATCGGTAATtgcttcttgtttcttgtttttgtttttattattatttatttttgtttaccttacatgttaatttttgtattttatttgttttatttcttcatatattttatttatacatttatcttttgtatttatttattagttccttttgatttttttacctctaattattatatattcataattttttttttttattgtggctGTGTGATGTCCTTAATGAGAtcttatcaaagaaaaaatgtaatcacctttatattcttgataatGTAATTTAATTGTATTTCGTGATATGATTCAGTTAATTAGTTGTTAAGGACAAAAATTTCTGAATATTTTTATATTGATCATTAATTTATGATATTATTTCACTCTAATTGCAGGTATGTTTTACTTGTAGTATTGTGCAAATTACTAAGGAATTGCCTGTTTCAGGATGTTGATGAAGTCACTTGGGGAGCTGGGGAATGAGGCCAGCCGGAGGAGGTATGTCCGAGAGCTTTTAGACTACTCTGTGTCCTGCATTGAGTATGATGTGTCCTCGGCCCCTGTTTCCATCCACCTGCCGCTATCCCGTTTGGTAGCAGCTCTCACGCTTCACCTGGACAAGTATGACCTCAACTACAATTCTCCAGAGTTCCTGGTTAAGGGAAAGCCATCACCAGAGGAGTTAATGGAACCTGTGCTGAGGACTCAAGTCATGATAGCACAGGTGGGACTCTTAATGTGTGGAATAGCAATGTTCTGTTGTGTGGATACAATGATGGATCTAGTCATGCCAAGCAATACATTTACTTGGTTACCCAGTGTATGTACATAATGGTTTTTATGTTAAAGAGAAAATAGCTGTACTATATGTGGTTTGTTTTGCAAATGGTGAAGTACACACTATAATGGTATGGAAACTACCATGATCTTAAGAGGAGGCGATGGCAAAAAAATACGACTTTTTGACCCAAACCTCAAAATTGAGTAATTAACCCCCTCCCCAAGAATTTTTTAGTTAAAAACAATTCTTTTTcagactaattttttttattttggttatatatagtatttttcatgctgattatgaaaacagctggtaattactgtttttccccatttttttggttaactttttattttgaaaatacCTTTGTAGACATATACGAGTTAACTCATTGGGGCCGCtgcggtacagtggaaccatgcgtgctttgggatccgaggggtctccaagcgcacgggttcgaatcctgtccacggtctgagtgtaggttgggcttcctcactctgggcaacggtttcctagtgggtgggctttaagataggaggtactccaaaaagtatcccctttagcccataaattcccgtgaaaagcccacatggtataaataaaaaaaaaaaaaaaactcatcttcctataaactccaagctctcccctcacctccctcctcctcctcctcctcctcctcctcctcctcctcctcctcctcctcctcctcctcctcctcctcctcctcctcctcctcctcctcctcacttgtcaagaaatattcattgtctgatgaactggcagtcatcagaagtattcaagcttctgagggaaggttcatattcactttcttcttcagaactagacatttggggtgtaaattatttgaaaagTGTACAAAAAATGAGTGGTAATGTGGATGAAAACAACACCCATGCGACGACAGTGGTTTTCGGAGCAATTCTAGTAAGAGCGTCTTTGAAATCCCACCGCTCCACCCTATCGCCTCTGCCAGGCGTACGATTTGATGAGAATACTCGTTTCACATGTAGAGTGGCTTAGAAAGGCTCAGAATCGACGAGTAAATATGTCTATAGCTGGTTTTCGAAGGTCAAGTTttagacgagtatactcgttgACGACTGAAAAtggaacatttagtgaaaacgaATATATATGTCTGTAGCTGGTTTTTGAAGGTCAAATTTTAGATGAGTATACTCGTCGATgactgaaaacggaacatttagtgaaaacgagtatactcgtttctgccgaggaaggggttaacaaaaacgcgtaaattaaacacacgtaaatcaagagttacctgtgcACTTATTTTCAAAGTGGTAGGTTGAAAAACATTAGAGAAATAGCAAAGAATGCTGATGCTATTTATTACCATTTTCAGCgtatgatatattttttctctgaaactaattatcgtatttcaatAATACTTGGGATTCTTGTAATTGAGGTACTATTTCatgagaatatgaaagaaaatacaccTTAATTAAAAACTGTTGCCTCCCCTTAACTAGTAATAAGGAATTGCTCTAGACAACTAGATTAGCTTTATATATAATGTGTTAGATGATTGACTGAGTGTTCGAGGAACATAAAAGCCTTCAGTTGTCTCCTTAGTGTTGtgatttctgtctgtttgtatactTAATTGTGATTTCTCCTGAAGATATGCAACCAAGACAAACTAAGATACTTAATTTAGttgtagcctaacctaacctaacagcctCTTTATCACATTAATGAAATCACTCATTGCTATCGCCACAGGTGCATGCAGGGATGTGGCGCCGCAATGGATTTTCACTCATCAACCAGATCTACTTCTACCACAACGTGCGGTGTCGACAGGAGATGCTGGACAGAGATGTGATGCTTCTACAGATTGCAGCAACACTCATCGATTCCAATGAGTTTCTTGTCCACATCTTGAACCGCTTCAATCTCATGAACTGGGCACGGGAAGACTATGAAGTTAATTACTACAAggtatttcttttgtatttaatGAAAGTATGCTTTGGATGGTTTCATTCTCACCTTGAAATAATTTTCGCTAACAAAAGTGAATAAGAGTAGTTGTGAATGTGTGAGAAATGATGCATTACTatgacctccctctctctccagagCAATGATGAGGACAATATGAGGCAGACAGTGGTGCTGGTTGAGGAGTATTTGCAGCTTGTGATGACTTTGGTAGCTGAGCGTTACACCCCAGGCATTGgacaagtggaagaggaggataggatTAAGAAAGAGATTATTCAGCTCCTTTGTATTGAGCCCATGCCACACTCAGTGCTCAACAAGGCTCTACCTGAAGGGCCGAATCATGAGACAGGCATGGAAAAGGTATGTGATTATACTGACAATCTTACCTTAGACTATTCTCATGAAACCTTAAATGTTATCTGACTTCAATGTCAGAAATAAGTATAGTGGAATCCTGCCATTTGTGCACCTATTTTAAATAAAATTCAATAATATATGTAATATTCTTACTTGGATGATATTTCTTCAGGTTATTGATGAAGTTGCTGATTTCAAGAAATCATCTGGCAATGCTAAAGGGTTCTTTGAACTGAAACCAGAATACTATTCTCATTACAACCTCTTCTTCTACCACTACACACGGGAAGAACAAAGCAAATCTGAAGTAAGTTACCAAAGCTGTAGTCTGTACTAGAATATTAGCTAGCACGTATGTAAATCATCTTTCATAAAACAGGAAAGCCACAGAATATAgagaatatacacacacactatatctaTAATTGTTACCAGCACCAGTACTTctttcatggaaaaaaaaaaaaagaaaactggattACAATTGGGATGTTATACCTTACAGGTTGGGCAGCGACTAAGAAAGAAAGGGGCTGGAGAAGAAGAGTGTTGCCCTCCACCTGTTCCTCCACCCTTCACTGTGCCCTTCACCATGATTGTCAATATCCTCCAGTGTGATGTCTTTCTTCACATCATCAAAACAGTTTTAAAAAGGTCAGTTTCATTATAACCATTTCTTATTGTGGGATGAAAGAATATACTAATTGCTGGTTATGTGCAAATTGCATAAGATAGTAAGATGGACACTAATAATCACTGGTGTCTCCAAATTTTTGCAACTATAGAATATTTATGAAAATAGCaaatttttttaattatagCATTCAGAATGTGCATCCACAGGTGTGACCAGGggatatctttattttcctttatagtGACTCCTGATGGTTTCAGTGTCCTTCCACTGGGGTTTGATTCTGACCAGAGagtatcacatttttctttataatgaaCAATTTGTTTCATATACTTATTGGAAatcattcattttcctccaggaTGAGTGAACCCAAAACTCAGAGTGTCAGTGAATCTCAGCTGCAGAAGGTTCTACACCTCATAGGCTATGCCCTCCACGAGGAGGAACGTTATCACCACAATAGTGACCCATACTTCCACTTCACACGCCGGGCACAGAAAATCAACCTGCTCAGCCTCCTAGGCCGCTTGGTGGGCCACCGCCGAACAACAACCCACAAAGATCTTTTGACATGGACCATTAAGAAGTGAGTTTCTGAACTAGTGGGAGAAGTTTTACAATTTGCCTTAAATACTGTGCTGGTGTTTTCTctagagaaatagaaaactgATGGACACCAGTTTTGTATGATGAGCCTGGCAACATTTTTACAAATTTGCCttttaatgttttgtgtttGGCTAGTGATCAGTTTTGCTCATGATGCATTTTATCAGGTACCATGCTGTTCTCAACTTGTCAAGTGACTCTGCCAAACCAAGTCAGGCATCTGAAGCTGTGCTggcctctacttcttcttctgatACAGCATCAGCCtcagcagaaaagaagaaaagagctgacattgctGCCCAGAGAAAAGCCCGAATCATGGCAAAGATGGCCTCCATGCAACAAAATTTCATAAAGACAAATGAAACTTTCTTCAAGGTAAGGAATATATTGTTTATTTCTGATGCCTTATTTTTCTACAAACTTCCTCAAAGGTAGTCTCAAGTAATACTTCTGTATGCCTTTCATTATATGAAGTTACTTGCTTCATTGAACATTTTAAAATTAATCCATGAACCTGATGTGTGAATGCTGGGAAATCTCTTCAGAGCAAGCCATAACTCATGAGTCCTGAAAATGAAGCATTGATGGGTTTGCTGGAGAGTTATTTCCCTCAAAACATAGCttccatatattttttggggggttttatCTGAAGAAGCACCAAATAATACTATTACAATCACCGTGTGAGAGGTTCCATATGGAGAGAGAGTcaatggatttatttattttctctttattattattatttttgattgattgattgattgatttattattattatttatatatatatatatatatatatatatatatatatatatatatatatatatatatatatattttttttttttttttttttttttttgcattaaaaaTATAATTGATTATTAAGTCAAACTATTGTTTAGGAAACCCCATCAACTGACCAACCTGCAGACATCCCTGAACCAATGGTAATGGAACTTAGTGAGCAGCTTCCTGAAGATATGATAGCAATTGGGCCTCGGCAGACGCTGGTGCCATCTCAGGAAGTAACGTAAGTATTCAAGAATTGTGTCCTTATCCTCTGCTTCACTGGCTGTATTCATCATATACAGGGTGTTGCATGagttaggtatatatatatggttttgCTTTCCCTGGGTGGGCCTCTGCCACCACCCGTCCCTCCTCCCTGGCTCGCTATGTACTTAAGTGGTGCCACACGCCAATGAATGATAATTATTGTGTGCATTGCATGTAGTGAAAGCCTTGTAGGAAATAGTTACCAAAATGACAAATTATTTTTTGTAgcagtgaaaaaaatgtaaaggtaaCACCAATTCATTAGTTAAAAATGCATGTCAACTCATCCatttcatgatgatgatgagttcACAACATCCTCTCATCCACTATTTTAGGTTTCATTGGGAGTGATTTTAATTTCAGCAGGTGTCTATTGCCTTCTACAGTATAAAGGTTTGACTACTTAGACATTAATTCTCTGAAACATTAAGTACCATATTACTGATGTTTATTTATATGAACAGGTACACTTGTATCTTGTGCCACCAAGAAGATCGCTTGTGCCACAGCGAGGGCATTCGAGGCCGCCCTATGGTCTTGGGGGCACTCATCCAGCGGTCCACAGTACTATCTCGCAATCGTTCCCGTCACCTTGATCAGCCAGAGACTCATGACACCCTCATACTACCAGGAGACCTGCATTGGGGGGCTCACACCTCATCATGTGGTCATGCTATGCATGCCAATTGCTGGCAGAAATATTTTGATGATGTTGTAACCAAAGAAAGGCGAAGACCATACCGGTGAGTACAGCCCCTTCATTTTGTTGTAGACTGTTACTCAGAATAAtttaatgtattttatttttatcatttttttgtggtgtgaCTTTAATGATACTCTTCTAATGTCATGTTGGGCACCAACAGTTGTTAGTGTTTtgccatcgagagagagagagagaaagaggggatatTGCAATAATAATGttgctatttctatttcttcagaTATCGGCAGAACATGAGTTTTGATATCGAGAAGTCAGAGTTCCTATGCCCTCTTTGTGAAGCATTGTGCAACACTGCCTTGCCCCTCCTGCCGGGAGTCACGTGGTCCTCCTTTGGCCTCCAGgatcagcctcctcctcctaccctctcCCTGCCTGACTGGCTCAGAGGTCTTCACATTATCCTTAAGTATAAGGTATAAAGACAAGAGTGATTGCAAACAGATTAGAATCCTTTTAatatgtagttgttgtttttcttttctaatgagGAATGAAATTGCCTGCCAGATTTTAAGTAGTGCATATTGAATAGTGGCAGCTCACTGATGAAATGGATTTATCTAATGCCTCATAGTTACATATCTATTGCTGATATAAGAATGCACTTTTACTTATGGCAAATTTAACCAGTTTGATTAGCCATCTGAGGAAGTATCATTGTTTTAACAGTTTATATTTGTTGgttgtatgttttctttttttcaattcagtGATTGATGTGGAAATCATTTTAATGAATGTGTAATATGTCTGCATTCTTATAACATAGTATTATTGGTAGTTTACTTGTAAGTCATAACCAACTTGTGATCAACTCAAAAGTTGTAACTAACccgcatatttttttcctttctctaatttAATAACATCTCGTTAAAAAAAGCCAGAGGCAAAGAAAGATGACTCCAGTATTTCCTTATGAATTATTGTTGAAACTGCCTCCATTTCTTATCTTCAAACATATGAAGGATAAAGTTTTATTGCCACTGAGCTTGTCACCTGTGTATGAATCCCTTGCCCAACATTAACAGTGTTGTGTGCACAGACTGTGATGGTGAATGGTGCTCGGCCCACTGAGGAGGGTGGCCACTCAGATGATACACAGATGGATACCAGTCCACAGCCAACAGGCATGGTGGCTGGCCATGGCACTGTAGGTGGGATGGCAGCAGCCACCTCTGTAGGTGCTGGGGGAAGTGCTGCCTCCATCCCAATGGGAGGGTTGCCTGGCAGGGGAAGAGGCTCCACAAATACTGGCATTACTACATTTATGAAGGCAGTGCCAGGGGATGGGGGGCAGAGGGTTAGGCCACCTCGCTGGTCCAGGATCGCTTTctacaaaaaacataaaaaggtatTGAGTTAGCTATTTTGTttaattgtctttcttttctcttttctacaagtgtgtgtacatgtatatACACATCCATGTGTACATATATGTGCTTGCACTATACCATGGTAAGCTATTTCCAGAATATGGTCAGCTTCCTGCTGAATACTGAATTTTAGAAAGTTGAGCTTCTCATATTCATAGATAAGATAACTTTAAAGACACTTACAGTGCAGTGAATATATTCCATGAAGATTTGTTGTATAGTAAAAATGATGTAGAAGGCTAGCAGTCCTGCCCTCCTTTGTGTTTGGATTCCTCTGAAGTGAGATGGCCAAGACAACTCAGTGAACCATTTCATCATATTGGACTCATCCCCATATCTTGACTTGTTGCTGATTCTTTACTCCAAAATCTAGCTTTGTAATTTGCTTTACCATAGGTTATGTAGGCAACCTGGCTACTAAAGGAGGGAAACCCATGAAGGATTGTTAGTTTGGATAGCAGATTTATTTGTGATAATTCACACTGGGATTATGTTAATTTCTAGTCTAAAGTACACTGaaagcaaattaatttcttaatAGAATGCAGATTAACcagatttcttgataaaatgTGTATTAAGGTTCTGGATAGATTGTGCTATACAATTAAATTTTATGGTTAAGGTGAATGTAAATTTTATccaaatgtagaaaaaaaatcaattgaaATAACTAGAGCAATCCTACTCATTCTGCagagtggagagggaaaggatgaagaggaagacagtgcaAGCAGTAATGATGGAGAGGGAATGTGgactcctccatcccttccagaAGTAGCCAGTGAGCTGGCAGCAGCCACATCCTCAGACTCTGCTGAAGCATTCACAGCACTTTTCAATGGTCCTGCTGCCACCAGTGTCCCAGATTTCCCCACTCAGACTTTGGAAATGATGTCCAACTTTTCTCATTCTGTGTATATGGTAAGTGTGtacttgattttctctctctctctctctctctctctctctctctctctctctctctctctctctctctctctctctctctctctctctctctctctctctctctctctctctctctctcaagttatgAAATTAAAGGCTAAATGGAATTAAGGTCCTCTTTATGTAATAATACAAGCATTAATTTTAGAAGTG
Above is a genomic segment from Portunus trituberculatus isolate SZX2019 chromosome 40, ASM1759143v1, whole genome shotgun sequence containing:
- the LOC123515943 gene encoding E3 ubiquitin-protein ligase UBR2-like isoform X1 codes for the protein MRRGAEDDMMDPTVAELVERWDTLHKEGRFSALNVRDYWRIKVPEIYSPLPNCNCLRILFDEEQAQKMLFDPLERFMCAGDPTQVYQMVKQLDNPPSLCGRVFKNGDPTYGCRDCGMDPTCVLCADCFKNSAHSKHRYKISTSSGGGYCDCGDREAWKTDVFCDIHVKGQMVQQSKNPLEKIPPDMVERIHLIFDCILAYAKELLTYEEGFSIPKDLEIRESDREPTNLSSLYDIKDTYVTMLYNDETHTYDQVINTLEKAISCSQKDAVAFATSIDREGRCIVKCSNFQHCSQTKSTMEKQTSRGGVRPLKVQVMETYIIAHQIFASRLLVWLHTILESAQTFRLIFSDIINKDGGTIVESIIWTDTKMWKTARVQWHRLFISGMLMDQESKKMFARTFTKHYSKMMKDFILDDHDHSVSVASLGVQLFTMPTIAHMLVAEEDVLARLLNTFLSECDKKLKDNKLALEHRSSNTSSFRRIQYILYDLKYLLGVKPEVWTDDLRKGFLHGYSLLLRLLSMMQSMDPMVRQVGTHMEYEPEWESAFNLHIKLASVIPLVTEWAASDRIVLLKAYRMLMKSLGELGNEASRRRYVRELLDYSVSCIEYDVSSAPVSIHLPLSRLVAALTLHLDKYDLNYNSPEFLVKGKPSPEELMEPVLRTQVMIAQVHAGMWRRNGFSLINQIYFYHNVRCRQEMLDRDVMLLQIAATLIDSNEFLVHILNRFNLMNWAREDYEVNYYKSNDEDNMRQTVVLVEEYLQLVMTLVAERYTPGIGQVEEEDRIKKEIIQLLCIEPMPHSVLNKALPEGPNHETGMEKVIDEVADFKKSSGNAKGFFELKPEYYSHYNLFFYHYTREEQSKSEVGQRLRKKGAGEEECCPPPVPPPFTVPFTMIVNILQCDVFLHIIKTVLKRMSEPKTQSVSESQLQKVLHLIGYALHEEERYHHNSDPYFHFTRRAQKINLLSLLGRLVGHRRTTTHKDLLTWTIKKYHAVLNLSSDSAKPSQASEAVLASTSSSDTASASAEKKKRADIAAQRKARIMAKMASMQQNFIKTNETFFKETPSTDQPADIPEPMVMELSEQLPEDMIAIGPRQTLVPSQEVTYTCILCHQEDRLCHSEGIRGRPMVLGALIQRSTVLSRNRSRHLDQPETHDTLILPGDLHWGAHTSSCGHAMHANCWQKYFDDVVTKERRRPYRYRQNMSFDIEKSEFLCPLCEALCNTALPLLPGVTWSSFGLQDQPPPPTLSLPDWLRGLHIILKYKTVMVNGARPTEEGGHSDDTQMDTSPQPTGMVAGHGTVGGMAAATSVGAGGSAASIPMGGLPGRGRGSTNTGITTFMKAVPGDGGQRVRPPRWSRIAFYKKHKKSGEGKDEEEDSASSNDGEGMWTPPSLPEVASELAAATSSDSAEAFTALFNGPAATSVPDFPTQTLEMMSNFSHSVYMHGLHVNPNLFSRRIPLMVWNSTAYTIHTLEETQRNSNRALLTSLSSRQRDCLAPLVKFAAYAPLCVKRKQTIEGVAVRLLSLLLEGGESTPCVLEWDVFSILVTLTLSLPSIFPSIQGVATGSQQDLHILQVCFLAHIVQLLLTCEEPEADVDMEVDEGSDKSSEAGDGPWLVSMMAHCRSLANIPQIKVQPQQLLDYVKRNCLSYLRCCGLFFHFLTEVPVPEELQSSVWVPESEFYCLLRYLGLSVNQLRPTFSDPSLLELVNRWCSHDRVGPLACAADRRDCVRQWTHINQLVSLPHDYSELINTVSQFPCPASSGDDSRTPTMCLVCGKMLCSQSYCCQTEFPEGSRQMVGACTYHAHFCGAGTGIFIRVRECKILLLSGQIKGCFVNPPYLDGYGETDQGLKRGNPLHLDATQYSKLHAMWLSHSIPDTIAHTMESNSSVVATDWQHL